A window of the Eulemur rufifrons isolate Redbay chromosome 6, OSU_ERuf_1, whole genome shotgun sequence genome harbors these coding sequences:
- the TMPRSS4 gene encoding transmembrane protease serine 4 codes for MPGVKDAACLGKPRTRLETFKKVGIPIIATLVGLMAIVIVAVLIKEILEKYYFFCGQPLSFIPRVQMCNGEPDCASGEDEKHCVENIPEGPKVSVRLSKDRSTLQVLDRATGNWSSACFDSFTEALAKTACRQMGYSSKPAFNAVEIGPDQELNVVDVTENSQELQVQNSSRPCLSGSLVSLHCLACGKNLKTPRVVGGVEASVDSWPWQVSIQYNKQHTCGGSILDAHWILTAAHCFRKYLDVPNWKVRAGSDRLSNSRSLSVAKIVVIESNPMYPKEKDIALVKLQSPLTFSGTVRPICLPFFDEELAPATPLWIIGWGNTEEYGGKMSDVLMQASVQVIDNTTCNAEDAYQGEVTEKMLCAGTPEGGVDTCQGDSGGPLMYQSDQWQVVGIVSWGYGCGSPNTPGVYTKVTAYLNWIYSVRKAEL; via the exons ATGCCTGGCGTAAAAG ATGCCGCCTGCCTGGGCAAACCCCGTACCCGTCTGGAGACCTTCAAGAAGGTGGGGATCCCCATCATCGCGACACTGGTGGGCCTCATGGCCATCGTCATTGTGGCTGTCCTCA TCAAGGAGATTCTGGAGAAATATTACTTCTTCTGCGGGCAGCCCCTCAGCTTCATCCCAAGGGTGCAGATGTGTAACGGGGAGCCAGACTGTGCCTCAGGGGAGGACGAGAAGCACTGTGTCGAGAACATCCCTGAAGGGCCGAAAGTGTCTG TTCGCCTCTCCAAGGACAGATCCACCCTGCAAGTGCTGGATCGGGCCACAGGGAACTGGTCCTCTGCTTGTTTCGACAGCTTCACAGAAGCTCTGGCCAAGACAGCCTGTAGGCAGATGGGCTATAGCAG CAAACCTGCTTTCAATGCTGTGGAGATTGGCCCAGACCAGGAGCTGAATGTTGTTGATGTCACAGAAAACAGCCAGGAGCTTCAGGTGCAGAACTCAAGTAG ACCCTGTCTCTCAGGCTCCCTGGTTTCCCTGCACTGCCTGG CCTGTGGGAAGAACCTGAAGACTCCCCGGGTGGTAGGCGGGGTGGAGGCCTCTGTGGATTCTTGGCCCTGGCAGGTCAGCATCCAATACAACAAACAGCACACCTGCGGGGGGAGCATCCTGGACGCCCACTGGATCCTCACGGCAGCCCACTGCTTCAG GAAGTATCTCGATGTGCCCAACTGGAAGGTGAGGGCTGGCTCAGACAGACTGAGCAACTCCCGCTCCCTGTCTGTGGCCAAGATCGTCGTCATTGAGTCCAACCCCATGTACCCCAAAGAGAAGGACATCGCCCTTGTAAAGCTGCAGTCCCCGCTCACGTTCTCAG GCACAGTCAGGCCCATCTGCCTGCCCTTCTTTGATGAGGAGCTCGCTCCAGCCACCCCACTCTGGATCATCGGATGGGGCAATACGGAAGAGTATGGAG GGAAGATGTCTGACGTACTGATGCAGGCATCAGTCCAGGTCATTGACAACACAACGTGCAATGCAGAGGATGCGTACCAGGGGGAAGTCACTGAGAAGATGCTGTGTGCGGGCACCCCGGAAGGGGGCGTGGACACCTGCCAG GGTGACAGTGGAGGGCCCCTGATGTACCAGTCTGACCAGTGGCAGGTGGTGGGCATTGTTAGCTGGGGCTACGGCTGCGGGAGCCCGAACACCCCAGGAGTGTACACCAAGGTCACAGCCTATCTCAACTGGATCTACAGTGTCCGGAAG GCTGAGCTGTGA